One stretch of Candidatus Dormiibacterota bacterium DNA includes these proteins:
- the glmM gene encoding phosphoglucosamine mutase codes for MGRYFGTDGIRGVANADLTPELAFAVGRAGASVLSATSDRHRPMVIGRDTRLSGTMLEAAMIAGITSVGRDVVSIGIVPTPAVACVTVAEHAAAGVMISASHNPVPDNGIKFFGPDGFKLSDEVENQIEASMESGSLPRPIGTDIGVASVAQNLAKHYYAELYGTGVDLHGLHVVVDAAYGAAYAIAPYALRKLGATVTELHCENDGSRINVKSGATHLEPLATKVRELLAAGETSVVGVAFDGDADRALFVDETGTILSGDHVMFAIARDLHERGELSGDAIVGTVMSNIGFERALSNHGIGLLRAPVGDRYVLEFMRERGLALGGEQSGHIIDLRRNTTGDGPMTAVTLFGIVTASKRRLHDLVAEVIVAPQVLVNVRTARREVLELDSIRAAIADAERRLAGSGRLLIRPSGTEPLIRVMTEGDDRALIEGIAAELARQIEEAANPSGAPA; via the coding sequence GTGGGCCGTTATTTTGGGACCGATGGCATTCGCGGAGTTGCGAACGCCGATTTAACGCCGGAGCTCGCGTTTGCCGTCGGGCGAGCGGGCGCAAGCGTTCTATCGGCGACCAGCGACCGCCATCGCCCGATGGTGATCGGGCGCGATACGCGTCTCTCGGGAACCATGCTCGAAGCCGCGATGATCGCCGGCATCACCTCGGTCGGCCGCGATGTCGTTTCGATCGGTATCGTCCCGACGCCGGCGGTGGCGTGCGTGACGGTTGCGGAGCATGCGGCTGCCGGCGTTATGATCAGCGCGTCGCACAATCCCGTGCCCGACAACGGCATCAAATTCTTCGGTCCCGATGGGTTCAAACTCTCGGATGAGGTTGAAAACCAGATCGAAGCCAGCATGGAAAGCGGCTCGCTCCCGCGACCGATCGGAACCGATATCGGCGTCGCAAGCGTGGCTCAGAATCTCGCCAAGCACTATTACGCGGAACTCTACGGAACCGGTGTCGATCTGCACGGATTGCACGTGGTCGTCGACGCCGCGTACGGTGCGGCTTATGCGATCGCACCTTACGCCCTGCGTAAGCTCGGAGCTACGGTAACGGAGCTGCACTGCGAGAATGACGGCTCGCGTATCAACGTCAAGAGCGGCGCTACGCATTTGGAACCGCTTGCAACAAAGGTTCGCGAATTGCTCGCTGCGGGCGAAACCAGCGTTGTCGGCGTCGCCTTCGACGGCGACGCCGACCGGGCGCTGTTCGTCGATGAAACCGGTACGATTCTCTCGGGCGATCACGTGATGTTCGCTATCGCGCGCGATCTGCACGAGCGCGGCGAACTCTCCGGCGATGCGATCGTCGGTACGGTCATGAGCAACATCGGTTTCGAGCGCGCGCTCTCCAACCACGGCATCGGGCTATTGCGAGCGCCGGTCGGCGATCGCTACGTCTTGGAGTTCATGCGCGAGCGCGGCCTCGCCCTGGGCGGCGAACAATCGGGGCACATCATCGATCTGCGCCGCAATACGACCGGCGACGGCCCGATGACGGCGGTTACGCTGTTCGGAATCGTCACCGCCAGCAAGCGACGCCTCCACGACCTGGTGGCCGAGGTGATCGTGGCCCCGCAAGTGCTGGTGAACGTGCGTACGGCTCGTCGCGAGGTACTGGAATTGGATTCGATTCGGGCGGCGATCGCCGATGCCGAACGGCGCCTGGCGGGCTCGGGAAGGCTGCTGATTCGGCCCTCGGGCACCGAGCCGCTGATCCGCGTCATGACCGAAGGCGACGATCGGGCCCTCATCGAGGGCATCGCTGCGGAGCTGGCCCGGCAAATCGAAGAAGCGGCCAACCCCTCGGGAGCGCCCGCTTAA